The following proteins are encoded in a genomic region of Cyclonatronum proteinivorum:
- a CDS encoding VanZ family protein, producing MNPHSLLTKISPVLPLLLIGWMILALYLTLFPGDMLVTAARWGDPKLGHIILFGGWTFLFGLTMIVFFKRPFFPLYAMLIIGILFGATVEMMQALMPYGRTGSLADIGYNTIGVSLAGLLLWLYRRLYIELPKAAKLTKNKSNG from the coding sequence TTGAATCCGCATAGCCTTCTTACCAAAATCTCACCGGTTTTGCCCTTGCTACTGATCGGGTGGATGATTCTGGCTTTATACCTGACACTCTTCCCCGGAGATATGCTGGTCACCGCAGCGCGTTGGGGAGACCCAAAGTTAGGGCACATCATCTTGTTTGGTGGCTGGACCTTTTTGTTTGGCCTTACGATGATTGTTTTCTTCAAGCGTCCCTTTTTTCCGCTATATGCGATGCTCATTATAGGCATTCTGTTCGGCGCTACGGTCGAAATGATGCAGGCGCTGATGCCCTATGGCCGTACCGGAAGCCTTGCTGATATCGGGTATAATACCATTGGGGTCTCACTTGCGGGCCTGTTGCTGTGGCTGTACCGCCGGCTGTATATCGAACTTCCCAAGGCCGCTAAACTCACAAAAAACAAAAGTAACGGGTAA